A DNA window from Mycobacterium sp. IDR2000157661 contains the following coding sequences:
- a CDS encoding SMP-30/gluconolactonase/LRE family protein — translation MTLTPLADGFCFGEGPRWFEGLLWFSDMLGEAVHTVNLHGDMTTLQLGGHAPSGLGFRPDGSLLISSTEKRQVLRYDGESLTVLADLGDVVPAALGDMVVDEAGRAYVGSQAREGGVIVRVDPDGAVTVVADELAFPNGMVITPDRARLVVAESIGRRLTAFAIGGDGSLTDRTVFAEGLDGPPDGICLDAEGAVWAAMTLAHRFERITEGGTVTDRIDVGERTAIACALGGPEGRTLFLVTTTDAYPQRLVGTKLSRIDATTVDIGGAGLP, via the coding sequence ATGACGCTGACGCCGCTGGCGGACGGCTTCTGCTTCGGGGAGGGCCCGCGGTGGTTCGAAGGCCTGCTGTGGTTCTCCGACATGCTCGGCGAAGCGGTGCACACCGTGAACCTCCACGGCGACATGACGACGCTGCAGCTGGGCGGCCATGCGCCGTCGGGTCTCGGTTTTCGTCCCGACGGGTCGCTGCTGATCTCGTCCACCGAGAAGCGCCAGGTGCTCCGCTATGACGGCGAATCCCTCACTGTCCTGGCCGATCTGGGCGATGTGGTGCCTGCCGCGCTGGGCGACATGGTCGTCGACGAGGCCGGTCGCGCCTATGTCGGATCGCAGGCCCGCGAAGGCGGTGTCATCGTGCGCGTCGATCCCGACGGAGCGGTCACCGTCGTCGCCGACGAGCTCGCCTTCCCGAACGGCATGGTGATTACACCGGACCGCGCGCGGCTGGTCGTCGCCGAGTCGATCGGCCGGCGGTTGACCGCGTTCGCCATCGGCGGTGACGGGTCGCTCACCGACCGCACGGTGTTCGCCGAGGGACTCGACGGCCCGCCGGACGGCATCTGCCTGGACGCCGAGGGTGCGGTGTGGGCGGCGATGACGCTGGCCCACCGGTTCGAGCGGATCACCGAAGGCGGCACCGTCACCGACCGAATCGATGTCGGCGAAAGAACGGCCATCGCGTGCGCGCTCGGCGGTCCCGAGGGACGCACGTTGTTTCTCGTCACCACCACCGACGCATATCCGCAGCGGCTGGTCGGTACGAAGCTGTCGCGGATCGACGCGACGACCGTCGACATCGGTGGAGCGGGCCTGCCATGA
- a CDS encoding cytochrome P450: protein MKAPKSEVVQDFSYDPFDPAVMADPLPYYRTLRDHHPVYYVDRWDTYALSRFEDIWRVLVVNDGTFVASEGTLPAATVLGRHNDGPVQDPPLHPMPFHANFDAPVYDTVRRCTSGPFRPRSVTNLADRIRALANERLDELLPRGTFDLTQDYGGIVASSVVCKLLGLPVDLASEVLATVNAGSLARPGSGVEVANARPGYLEYLVPLVQRSRTEPGGNPIIDNLIAYRLPDGSALEDVEAATQLLGIFIGGTETVPKIVAHGLWELGLRPGQMSAVADDLDANVPVAREEMIRYCAPAQWFARTVRRPFTLHDTTFRPGQRVITLLASANRDEREYPAPDDFLWNRPIERLLAFGRGQHFCLGVHLARLEITIMVTEWLRRVSDWRIDREAALRPPSSFQWGYNSVPVEV, encoded by the coding sequence ATGAAGGCTCCGAAGTCAGAAGTGGTGCAGGACTTCTCCTACGATCCGTTCGACCCGGCGGTTATGGCCGACCCGCTGCCGTACTACCGGACTTTGCGCGACCACCATCCGGTCTACTACGTCGACAGGTGGGACACCTACGCGCTGTCGCGTTTCGAGGACATCTGGCGGGTGTTGGTGGTCAACGACGGCACGTTCGTCGCGTCGGAGGGAACGCTGCCCGCGGCAACGGTTCTGGGCCGTCACAACGACGGGCCCGTGCAGGATCCGCCGCTGCACCCGATGCCGTTTCACGCCAACTTCGACGCACCGGTCTACGACACCGTGCGGCGCTGCACCTCGGGCCCGTTCCGGCCACGGTCGGTGACCAACCTGGCCGACCGCATCCGCGCACTGGCCAACGAGCGCCTCGACGAGTTGCTGCCGCGCGGCACCTTCGACCTGACCCAGGACTACGGCGGTATCGTCGCCTCGTCGGTGGTGTGCAAACTGCTCGGCCTGCCGGTCGATCTCGCATCCGAGGTGCTGGCCACGGTCAACGCCGGCAGCCTGGCTCGGCCGGGCAGCGGCGTGGAGGTCGCCAACGCCCGCCCCGGATATCTGGAGTACCTCGTCCCGCTCGTGCAGCGCAGCCGCACCGAACCGGGCGGCAATCCGATCATCGACAACCTGATCGCCTACCGGTTGCCCGACGGGTCCGCGCTCGAGGACGTCGAGGCGGCCACCCAACTGCTGGGCATCTTCATCGGCGGCACGGAGACCGTGCCGAAGATCGTTGCGCACGGCCTGTGGGAACTCGGCCTGCGACCGGGCCAGATGTCCGCCGTGGCAGACGACTTGGATGCGAACGTGCCCGTCGCCCGTGAGGAGATGATCCGCTACTGCGCGCCCGCGCAGTGGTTCGCTCGTACCGTCCGCCGGCCGTTCACCCTGCACGACACCACGTTCCGCCCCGGTCAGCGGGTCATCACACTGCTCGCCTCGGCCAACCGCGACGAGCGCGAGTACCCCGCCCCCGACGACTTCCTCTGGAACAGGCCCATCGAGCGCCTGCTCGCGTTCGGCCGCGGCCAGCACTTCTGCCTCGGAGTACACCTAGCGCGACTGGAGATCACCATAATGGTGACCGAATGGCTCAGACGCGTCAGCGACTGGCGCATCGACCGCGAGGCGGCGTTGCGCCCGCCGTCGAGTTTCCAGTGGGGCTACAACAGCGTCCCGGTGGAGGTGTGA
- a CDS encoding NIPSNAP family protein — MKKFYGHTLLYLHETIDLGSGREERFTEVFTDVYQPMMTELGARLFALWETTPYNGHWPQVTAIWEIDTFADYARIGKAQARGGSHRAAAAIWAAFLAELGATGEGRIMYAGKFNRTLAQLRAEGFGAGLVIQEIMQTKPGRQDDYIRELERLYVPWSERTGKRWLGSFITTFRFNEVIHYWALDGDWDCFANHYPSWKDSPPAEIVTWMSVAPALRDGWEDSILQALPPSPLQ; from the coding sequence ATGAAGAAGTTCTACGGCCATACGCTGCTGTATTTGCACGAGACGATCGATCTGGGATCGGGCCGCGAAGAGCGATTCACGGAGGTGTTCACCGACGTCTACCAACCGATGATGACCGAGCTCGGCGCGCGGTTGTTCGCGCTGTGGGAGACCACCCCGTACAACGGCCACTGGCCACAGGTCACGGCGATCTGGGAGATCGACACCTTCGCCGACTACGCGCGCATCGGCAAGGCCCAGGCCCGTGGCGGTTCCCACCGGGCCGCGGCCGCGATATGGGCGGCGTTCTTGGCCGAACTCGGCGCGACGGGCGAGGGCCGCATCATGTACGCGGGCAAGTTCAACAGAACCCTTGCGCAGCTGCGGGCCGAGGGATTCGGCGCCGGCCTGGTGATCCAGGAGATCATGCAGACCAAACCCGGCCGCCAGGACGACTACATCCGGGAGCTGGAGCGCCTCTATGTCCCGTGGTCGGAGCGCACCGGGAAGCGTTGGCTCGGTTCGTTCATCACCACGTTCCGGTTCAACGAGGTCATCCACTACTGGGCGCTCGACGGCGACTGGGATTGCTTCGCCAACCACTACCCGTCGTGGAAAGACAGCCCGCCGGCCGAGATCGTCACCTGGATGAGCGTCGCGCCTGCGCTGCGCGACGGCTGGGAGGACTCGATCCTGCAGGCCCTACCGCCATCCCCACTGCAATGA
- a CDS encoding thioesterase family protein: MSDAYYELVDPADSHGEKFRATDLVRSTWSAAIQHGAPVSALLVRALERCAARDDTRLSRVLVDLLGGVPAEGDLWVRSRIDRSGKQIELVSAEMLAPGPDGAPRPVAKASGWRLKTIDTGEVVHAPAPPLRPLAEAKDRDMKKDWDRNYVHSLDWRWLTGPMSEGPGESWIRPEVDLVSGESMTPLERLFAVADDANGIGSKLDIRRWTFMNTDLVVHVHRIPEGQWIGIRAETSYGPDGIGTTLGTLFDQSGAVGAIQQSVLVRPMPGR; this comes from the coding sequence ATGAGCGACGCCTATTACGAACTCGTCGACCCCGCCGATTCGCACGGCGAGAAGTTCCGCGCCACCGACCTCGTCCGCAGCACCTGGTCGGCGGCGATCCAGCACGGGGCGCCGGTGTCCGCGTTGCTGGTGCGGGCGCTCGAACGCTGCGCCGCCCGAGACGACACCCGGTTGAGCCGGGTGCTCGTCGACCTGCTCGGCGGTGTCCCGGCCGAGGGCGATCTATGGGTGCGGTCGCGAATCGACCGCTCCGGCAAGCAGATCGAGTTGGTCAGCGCCGAGATGCTCGCGCCCGGACCCGACGGCGCACCGCGGCCCGTCGCGAAGGCAAGCGGATGGCGGCTGAAAACCATCGACACCGGCGAGGTGGTGCACGCGCCCGCGCCGCCGCTGCGCCCGCTCGCCGAGGCCAAAGACCGTGACATGAAGAAGGACTGGGACCGCAACTACGTCCACAGCCTCGACTGGCGGTGGCTGACCGGGCCGATGAGCGAGGGCCCCGGCGAGTCCTGGATCCGGCCGGAGGTCGACCTGGTCAGCGGCGAGTCGATGACGCCGCTGGAGCGGCTGTTCGCGGTCGCCGACGATGCCAACGGCATCGGCTCCAAGCTCGACATCCGCCGGTGGACCTTCATGAACACCGATCTGGTGGTCCACGTGCACCGGATCCCCGAGGGGCAGTGGATCGGCATCCGTGCCGAAACCAGCTACGGCCCGGATGGAATCGGGACGACGCTGGGCACGCTGTTCGACCAGTCCGGTGCCGTCGGCGCGATCCAGCAGTCGGTCCTCGTCCGCCCCATGCCCGGCCGCTGA
- a CDS encoding ferredoxin, whose protein sequence is MRVEVDLDKCTGHGICESIADDVFEVTEDGIVEIHGAERPESDRQRMQQAVTQCPAAALRLVD, encoded by the coding sequence ATGCGCGTCGAAGTCGATCTCGACAAGTGCACCGGTCACGGCATCTGCGAGTCGATCGCCGACGACGTGTTCGAGGTGACTGAGGACGGCATCGTGGAGATCCACGGCGCCGAGCGGCCGGAGTCCGATCGGCAGCGCATGCAACAGGCCGTCACCCAGTGTCCCGCCGCGGCCCTGAGGCTCGTCGACTAG